One window of the Ammospiza nelsoni isolate bAmmNel1 chromosome 2, bAmmNel1.pri, whole genome shotgun sequence genome contains the following:
- the CCDC82 gene encoding coiled-coil domain-containing protein 82, whose product MGVKTSVKRYETRNKKEVASPRSRVDWRRTRRALILPGSNDESSATSSEEESASSESEIDEKDPAAVERSPSDPQEKHHSGEVAEDGDDECVVPGKRKRLSASVMYDSDGSEGSDILVRRVSAKRRCIMDDDESCEQQPHKTCPTENASTSRKQKVLAKLKELVRQSTARRSCSSASCEDSNGEAIEEEPFCQLPLTPSEGSETDGDSMKDFIVEEEENDDGNDIDNTEHVKNENQPHQKQPNPSNSELLAHYIPQLSRCDHYVHFKRIVKAFLINAIDDTFLSSLYDGTRQKKYAQEMLLSLHYLDDRFIQPRLENLICRSRWKDRYKERVDCYPDVRISLQSAQNMSCQACELKRWCKFNVVLSGRLYNSKTLEVDDFMSGDKQVLKVGTVCANRTRVYHNLKHFKYKLYMDCSSIVELDGVEDEPVKDTVERLFSHLEETGWIQKRYNDLEDYLEDADNFQEEKID is encoded by the exons ATGGGGGTAAAAACATCTGTCAAAAGATACGAAacaagaaataagaaagaagtGGCATCACCCAGATCCCGAGTGGATTGGAGACGCACTAGAAGGGCGCTCATACTGCCGGGCAGCAATGACGAATCCTCAGCCACCTCCTCAGAGGAGGAGTCTGCCTCATCCGAAAGCGAAATAGATGAGAAAGATCCGGCGGCTGTGGAGCGCAGCCCTTCCGATCCGCAGGAGAAACACCACAGCGGGGAGGTAGCGGAAGATGGTGACGATGAGTGCGTTGTGCCTGGGAAGCGCAAGAGGCTGAGCGCCTCTGTCATGTACGACAGCGATGGAAGCGAGGGCAGTGACATACTTGTGAGAAGGGTCTCTGCCAAACGCCGCTGTATAATGGATGACGATGAGAGTTGCGAACAGCAGCCTCATAAAACATGCCCTACAGAGAATGCTTCTACTAGCAGGAAACAGAAAGTGCTCGCAAAATTGAAGGAGCTTGTAAGACAAAGCACAGCGCGGAGGTCCTGTAGCAGTGCAAGTTGTGAG gATTCTAATGGTGAAGCAATAGAAGAGGAACCATTCTGTCAGTTGCCCCTCACACCTTCAGAAGGCAGTGAAACTGATGGTGACAGCATGAAAGATTTTATAGTAGAGGAAGAGGAAAACGATGATGGTAATGACATTGACAACACAGAGCATGTGAAGAATGAAAATCAGCCACATCAAAAGCAACCAAATCCATCAAACAGCGAGCTGCTGGCACACTACATCCCACAGT TATCTCGCTGTGATCATTATGTACACTTCAAAAGAATAGTAAAGGCTTTCCTCATAAATGCAATTGATGACACTTTTCTGAGCTCATTATATG ATGGAACAAGACAGAAGAAGTATGCGCAAGAGATGCTGCTCTCACTGCATTATTTGGATGACCGCTTCATTCAGCCTCGCCTTGAGAACTTGATCTGTAGAAGTCGCTGGAAGGATCGATACAAG GAGCGTGTGGATTGTTACCCAGATGTTCGCATAAGCTTGCAAAGTGCACAGAATATGTCTTGTCAGGCCTGTGAGCTGAAGCGGTGGTGCAAGTTCAATGTAGTGCTCTCTGGAAGGCTTTATAATAGTAAAACTTTGGAAGTGGATGACTTCATGTCCGGTGATAAACAG GTTTTGAAGGTTGGTACGGTGTGTGCAAATCGTACAAGAGTTTATCACAACTTGAAACACTTCAAGTACAAGTTATACATGGATTGCAGCTCCATTGTGGAATTGGATGGTGTTGAGGATGAACCAGTCAAAGACACTGTGGAGCGGCTTTTCAGCCACTTGGAAGAGACTGGGTGGATTCAGAAG AGATACAATGATCTTGAAGATTACCTGGAAGATGCAGACAATTTCCAAGAAGAGAAAATTGATTAA